One region of Alosa sapidissima isolate fAloSap1 chromosome 1, fAloSap1.pri, whole genome shotgun sequence genomic DNA includes:
- the LOC121712081 gene encoding transmembrane protein 200A-like gives MIATGGLLRISRRQDSVRSKTRAESKRLRRARKRKRKNDVVVVKGKLQVCSASGLVAAVGVLVLMVGIAMAVLGYWPKHKLEYSATWAANNLQATRVSTPRGSALQMAWNHTGSAKLSQQRELNVTRGNMSTLELSPSPVTPVTPEPLGLVGALLAGWLHSDQLKMFGPLVMGMGIFLFICANAVLHEERDRQTKVIDLRDIYSTVIDAHGLRAKDHSPPPLNGLVNYAQACSGGVETNAEHRAGRSHGSWPSTLWGFGSGGGGSRRPSCARRCSWWRDGGDGVYSVYREQERGPVAAVMAARGPWETGSIVTSSLNAFTLPVIKLNNREMAEGVQDTEEQQVEQQEEEEEEEYVRRETRGRRKEVEEERSTESKDGSSLPVAIETKAEISRADVSDSQSSLGTTKRWGGSRSLSPRWSLSEGGVAPPVAVAASGRKVAGSHLSLTSLSDAASFRWPLGGGGRHEDRSRRFSCPRLERSGSKGYIKLADLGGESFEAPDGGALTPGTEQAGGSATGSAVSEVEASSASSSVVVLVETEELSHGQRRAAGTLLEHTLVEHTPVHTPQQPVAHPHAVVGCSPSRFSSTGGDH, from the coding sequence ATGATCGCGACGGGCGGGCTTCTGCGTATCTCCAGGCGCCAGGACTCGGTGCGCTCCAAGACACGGGCGGAGAGCAAGCGGCTGCGGCGggcgaggaagaggaagaggaagaacgacgtggtggtggtgaaggGCAAGCTGCAGGTGTGCTCGGCCTCGGGCCTAGTGGCCGCCGTGGGCGTCCTAGTGCTTATGGTGGGCATCGCCATGGCCGTGCTGGGTTACTGGCCAAAGCACAAGCTTGAGTACTCAGCGACGTGGGCCGCAAACAACCTCCAGGCCACTAGGGTTAGCACGCCGAGGGGAAGCGCTCTCCAGATGGCTTGGAACCACACGGGTAGTGCTAAGCTTAGCCAGCAGAGGGAGCTGAACGTGACTCGAGGGAACATGAGCACCCTGGAGCTGTCGCCGTCGCCGGTCACGCCGGTCACACCTGAGCCACTGGGGCTTGTGGGAGCGCTGCTGGCCGGCTGGCTGCACTCGGACCAGCTGAAAATGTTCGGGCCGCTGGTGATGGGCATGGGCATCTTCCTGTTCATCTGTGCCAACGCCGTGCTGCACGAGGAGCGTGACCGCCAGACCAAGGTCATCGACCTGCGCGACATCTACTCCACTGTCATTGATGCGCACGGTCTGCGCGCCAAAGACCATTCGCCACCACCGCTCAACGGCCTCGTCAACTACGCCCAGGCGTGTAGTGGTGGCGTGGAGACGAACGCGGAGCACAGGGCAGGACGTTCACACGGCTCCTGGCCATCGACGCTCTGGGGGTTCGGCTCCGGAGGAGGGGGGTCTCGAAGGCCCTCGTGTGCACGGAGGTGCAGCTGGTGGCGGGACGGGGGCGACGGCGTGTACAGTGTGTACcgggagcaggagagagggccAGTGGCGGCGGTGATGGCAGCGCGGGGGCCGTGGGAGACGGGCTCCATCGTCACGTCCTCCCTGAACGCCTTCACGCTGCCTGTCATCAAACTCAACAACCGCGAGATGGCGGAGGGGGTGCAGGACACTGAGGAGCAGCAGGTGGAGCaacaggaggaagaagaggaggaggagtatgtAAGGAGGGAGACGCgggggaggagaaaggaggtggaggaggagaggagcacgGAGAGCAAGGATGGAAGCTCTTTGCCTGTCGCCATAGAAACCAAAGCCGAGATCTCTCGGGCAGACGTGTCCGACTCCCAGAGTTCCCTGGGCACCACAAAAAGGTGGGGGGGTTCGAGGTCATTGTCGCCGCGGTGGTCGCTCTCGGAGGGCGGCGTAGCTCCTCCGGTGGCGGTGGCAGCATCGGGGCGAAAGGTCGCGGGGTCGCACCTGTCCCTCACTTCCCTCTCTGATGCAGCGAGCTTCCGCTGGCCGTTGGGCGGCGGCGGTCGCCATGAAGACCGCTCCCGCCGATTCAGCTGCCCCAGGCTGGAACGCTCGGGCAGCAAGGGCTACATCAAGCTGGCTGACCTGGGGGGCGAGTCGTTTGAGGCGCCAGATGGTGGGGCACTAACCCCTGGAACAGAACAAGCTGGAGGATCGGCAACAGGGTCAGCAGTGTCCGAGGTGGAGGCGTCATCAGCGTCGTCATCGGTGGTGGTTCTGGTGGAGACAGAGGAGCTCTCTCACGGGCAGAGACGAGCGGCAGGGACTCTCTTAGAACACACACTCGTAGAACACACTCCAGTTCACACACCACAGCAGCCGGTCGCTCACCCACATGCGGTCGTTGGTTGCTCCCCTAGCAGGTTTAGCAGTACAGGGGGggatcactaa